AACATAACGGCTTTTGCGTTGAAGATGGTAGGTTTTAGATCTCGTAGATTGAAAGCGACAACACCGTACGCTTTTCCGTTTTTATACAGAATGTCTGCTACATACCACTCATCCCAGAACGCTACACCCTCTCTATGGGCTTGTTCATATATCGTTTGCAAAAGTGTCAGACCTGTTCTGTCTTTCGCAAAACACGCCCTTGGTTTGCTCTGCCCACCAAATGGACGTTGTGCGATTCGCCCATCTTCTCGTCTACTGAAAGCTGCTCCCATATGTTCGATCCATCGAATCGTTTCAGGTGCTTTTGAACACATCAGTTCCACCGCATCTTGATCAGCCAAATAGTCGCTTCCTTTGACGGTATCGAACATATGCAGTTCTACATCGTCGTCATCACTGAGTGCTGCGTTGACTCCACCTTGCGCTGCACCAGAGTGACTTCGCAATGGGTGAAGTTTTGTGAGTACTATGACATCTTTCCCGCTCTTTTTGATCTCTCTGGCTGCCGCACATCCAGCAAGTCCCGAGCCTACGATTACAACGTCGGTAGTGACAATAGGTATTTCCATATCAGCGTGTCCTTTATTTGGAGTCAAAATTTTTCAGATTATAGCATTTCACGAAATAAAAAGGGATAAATCTTTTCACAACCCATCCGTTAAGGCCTTTTTTGTTACAATTGTTATCATAAGAAGAGGGGAAACAGGGTGAACAAGGAGCTTTTTTATATAAGTTTATTTAATAATAAGCATATCGGTGACGACGGAGCCTATATTGATGGTAAAGTCTACAGCGCCGATGCTTTTTGCGAAAATGTCCATTTTAAAAGAGAGTGGATGGGATTTGAACAGATCGCTTACAAAGCGATGCTTGTCAATATTTCTGATGCAATTGCCATGAATGCCGATCCAAAACAGATGATGGTTTCCATTGCTTTGCCTAAAGATATTGCCCAAAGTGAAATGGAGTCGATAGCAAGTGGACTCAAAAAGGCAGCAGATGAGTATGAAATAGAAATCATTGGTGGAGACACCATCGCTTCTGATCGGCTCGATTTTCACCTTTCACTCGTTTCAGAGACGAAACGTCCCATATTTCGAAAACCACTCAAAGAGGGCTATCTGCTTGCATATACCGGTGAGCTTGGAAATGTTGGAAAAGATCTAAAAAAACTCCTGCGAGGCGGAAAAGTTTCTAAAAGGTCAAAATTTATCCGGCCAAGACTGCGTAGAGGGTTTATGAAAAGAGCATCACGACATATCAAAGCGGCCATGGATATCAGCGATGGGCTTTTTGATGATCTATCCAAGATGTGTAGATTAAATAAGAAAGGTGTCCGTTTTTTCAAAAAGATTTCTAGAAGTGTCGGGTGCAGCGGTGAAGAGTATGAGCTTTTGTTCGCTTTTGATAGAAGAGATCTAAAAAAGGTATTGCAAATTTCAAAAATTACAAGAACACCAGTAACCGTTTTTGCAAAGGCTCTGCGGAAGCCATATAGAAACATGTGTAAACCAAAACATTTTTAAGGAAACTGATGGATAGACTATTTTTTCTGGATCACTCTCCAATAGACTTTTATTTTAAACAATCACCAGAGACCTTCGTGGTAGAAGAGGTGCCCCTCTATCCCTTCAGTGGTGCAGGAGAGCATCTTATTGTAAAAGTTCGTAAGAAAAATATGACCACTTGGCAGATGCTTCAATCTATTAGCGAACAAGTGGGAGTAAAAATACGAGATATCGGATACGCAGGACTCAAAGATAAAAACGCTTTGACATACCAGTACATCTCCTTGCATAAAAAGTACGAAGAGGCTTTAAAAAAGTTTTCCCATCCTTTGATCAAAACCATAGAGTTGACGTACCATAAGAATAAGATACGAAGAGGACATCTCAAAGGCAATCGTTTTTTTATTCGACTTAAGAAAGTAAAACCGGTTGATGCAAAAAAGATTGATGAAGTATTGAAAATTTTGGAAGAAGAGGGAATGCCCAATTTTTTCGGGTATCAAAGATTTGGCATCGACGGCGACAATTGGCAACTTGGAAAAGAGATCGTAGAAGGAAAACGAAAAGAGAGAAACAAAACACTCAAAAAACTTTTGATCAATGCCTATCAGAGCCATCTTTTCAATCTTTGGTTGAGCAAACGAATAGAACTCAGTAAACTTTTGAACTGCTTTACGCAAAACGAGCTTAGCCAGACACTCGATTTGCCACGATCTATCATTAAAGAGTTGCAGTGCCAAAAACCCTTTTTCAAACTTTTTCCAGGCGACATTGCCATGCACTATCCAAATGGAAAGATATTTGGTGTGGAAGATGTAAAAGGGGAGAGTGAACGCTTTTTCGCAAAAGCGATTGCTCCAACGGGACTGCTTCCTGGTGTAAAAACGAAACGGTGTGATGGGCTGGCTCGTGATATAGAAAAAGATTATGACGATGAGAGAATCAGTGAATTCGGTGACAGAAGATATGCCTGGATATTTCCACAAGAGCTGCATGGAATTTACAAGGAAAAAAACGCATGGTACGAACTAAGCTTCTTTTTACCCAAAGGGAGTTATGCTACAGTATTGCTAGAAGAGATTGCTCATAGAAAAATAAAAGGAGAATAGATGCGAGCGGAATTTAAAGAAGAGTGCAAGTATGCCGAGGATATTCATGAAGATACGAAAGAGGTGTTTGAAAAATGGATGAAACGGTATGGATGGGATATTCCGGAACTGGATGAGGATATTGCAGCAAAACTAATCTTGACGGAGATGCGAAAAGCCCTCGATGAGATGGAAGCGAAATATTGTGGAGGGGCGTGCGATACCGAACCGCCAAGTTGTCCAAAATAGGCCATTCCATGCGATATAAAAGAGAGTTTTTCATCTCTTTTGTGCTTTTTGTTATAGGAACAATCATTTTTGGAATGATTATTTATGCCGATTACAAAAATAAAAAAGATATCTATCTACAGACGATCCTTCATGATCAAGAAAAATTCTATCTTATATCAAAAGAGAATCTTCATGCGTTAGCCGATCTCATTTTTAAAGAATTGATAGATGATAAAGATGTGAAAAGGGCATTTGCAACAAGAGATAGAAAGCAGTTGTACACATTATTAAACGACGATTATATCTATTTGAAAAAGCTTGGTTTACGACAGCTCCATTTCCATTTGCCTGATCTTACTAGTTTTCTTCGCTTCCATAGACCAAATATCTATGGCGATTCCCTTGCAGGGGTACGATATTCAATAGAAGAAGTCAAGAAAAGAAAACAAGAATTGCACTGTTTCGAAGAGGGAAGAATTTTCAGTGGATTTCGCAACGTCTATCCGGTTTTTTATCACTCCCGCTACATTGGTAGCGTAGAAATCTCCTTTTCTCCCTATGCTGTTGCAAAAATCTTGAAAAAATATTTTCCAAAAACGATTTTTGCACTCATTTTAAAAAAAGAGATTGTAGACAAAAAGGTGTTTACACACGAGAAGAGAAATTATATCGCTATTCCTCATACCGGGTATTACTGGGATAAAAATTTTTTAAACAAGATAAAAATAGCACCAAAAGATAGAAAAATTTTGGAGCGTGAATTGGCAAAAATCGATTTGACAAAAGAACAAATTGTCGATGTAG
The Nitratiruptor sp. SB155-2 genome window above contains:
- a CDS encoding sensor domain-containing diguanylate cyclase; protein product: MRYKREFFISFVLFVIGTIIFGMIIYADYKNKKDIYLQTILHDQEKFYLISKENLHALADLIFKELIDDKDVKRAFATRDRKQLYTLLNDDYIYLKKLGLRQLHFHLPDLTSFLRFHRPNIYGDSLAGVRYSIEEVKKRKQELHCFEEGRIFSGFRNVYPVFYHSRYIGSVEISFSPYAVAKILKKYFPKTIFALILKKEIVDKKVFTHEKRNYIAIPHTGYYWDKNFLNKIKIAPKDRKILERELAKIDLTKEQIVDVDHYHALLTLPIRNCQGEYVGDFIILQHNRFLTRLYYLFIKYYLLGFVLLIALFFVFFLYLKQSHIYIDTLKDAALKDSLTHLFNRRALKSFLKTLKPNSRFGIIFCDIDHFKNFNDRYGHDKGDEVLQEVAKTLSKFVRKDDFLARWGGEEFLIVLPNISLEDLKNRAEKMRQAIENISKDIPVTCSFGVTVCEDASHIDECIKRADEALYRAKEKGRNRVEVI
- a CDS encoding thiamine-phosphate kinase is translated as MNKELFYISLFNNKHIGDDGAYIDGKVYSADAFCENVHFKREWMGFEQIAYKAMLVNISDAIAMNADPKQMMVSIALPKDIAQSEMESIASGLKKAADEYEIEIIGGDTIASDRLDFHLSLVSETKRPIFRKPLKEGYLLAYTGELGNVGKDLKKLLRGGKVSKRSKFIRPRLRRGFMKRASRHIKAAMDISDGLFDDLSKMCRLNKKGVRFFKKISRSVGCSGEEYELLFAFDRRDLKKVLQISKITRTPVTVFAKALRKPYRNMCKPKHF
- the truD gene encoding tRNA pseudouridine(13) synthase TruD; the encoded protein is MDRLFFLDHSPIDFYFKQSPETFVVEEVPLYPFSGAGEHLIVKVRKKNMTTWQMLQSISEQVGVKIRDIGYAGLKDKNALTYQYISLHKKYEEALKKFSHPLIKTIELTYHKNKIRRGHLKGNRFFIRLKKVKPVDAKKIDEVLKILEEEGMPNFFGYQRFGIDGDNWQLGKEIVEGKRKERNKTLKKLLINAYQSHLFNLWLSKRIELSKLLNCFTQNELSQTLDLPRSIIKELQCQKPFFKLFPGDIAMHYPNGKIFGVEDVKGESERFFAKAIAPTGLLPGVKTKRCDGLARDIEKDYDDERISEFGDRRYAWIFPQELHGIYKEKNAWYELSFFLPKGSYATVLLEEIAHRKIKGE